In Chryseobacterium shigense, the following proteins share a genomic window:
- a CDS encoding MFS transporter, which translates to MTETSPQQTSVKKILPLILATAIFMQMLDSTILNTSLPSIARDLHESPLNMQNAIISYVLTLAVFMPASGFLADRFGTKKVFIFSLVLFSLGSLFCSMSQNLTHLVISRIIQGVGGSLMTPVGKLALIKTFDKNELLKAMNFAIIPALIGPVLGPLVGGYMVDYLSWHWIFLINIPIGILGIILGFKYMPDYQSTDVDFDLKGFLIFAAASLLLSISLELFGDMQNISPVLFVFILGFLFLYYYYKHARRDGNPIFPLNLFQVRTFRVGIVGNLATRLGISSVPLLLPLMIQIAYKQSAVTSGWIIAPMALTAMFGKSSVIKILNKYGYRQTLMVNTFIIGTLICLLAVPNIHTSLYWFIPIIAILGFFNSIQFTSMNTISIADLRNFQTSSGNSLISVNQQLAIGFGIAFGLIVLKLFESSDLIKGETHNAFRYTFLTVGILTIISGFVFRRLHISDGKNMKSKED; encoded by the coding sequence ATGACAGAAACAAGCCCGCAACAGACCTCTGTAAAAAAAATACTGCCGCTTATCCTGGCCACAGCAATTTTCATGCAGATGCTGGATTCCACCATCCTGAACACTTCCCTGCCCTCCATCGCCCGCGACCTCCATGAATCTCCGCTCAATATGCAGAATGCTATCATCAGCTATGTTCTGACACTGGCTGTTTTTATGCCTGCAAGCGGCTTTCTGGCAGACAGATTCGGCACTAAAAAAGTATTTATTTTCTCACTGGTGCTCTTCAGTTTAGGATCACTGTTTTGCTCCATGTCTCAAAATTTAACCCATCTGGTAATTTCAAGGATCATCCAGGGAGTCGGAGGAAGTCTGATGACACCGGTTGGAAAACTGGCCCTGATTAAAACCTTTGATAAAAACGAACTGCTTAAAGCAATGAACTTCGCGATCATTCCGGCACTGATTGGCCCTGTACTTGGTCCGTTAGTGGGAGGTTATATGGTAGATTATCTTTCGTGGCACTGGATCTTCCTGATCAATATTCCAATCGGAATTTTGGGTATCATTTTAGGCTTTAAATACATGCCGGATTACCAATCCACTGATGTTGATTTTGATCTGAAAGGATTTTTAATTTTTGCAGCCGCTTCGCTTCTGTTATCCATTTCACTGGAGCTTTTTGGAGATATGCAGAACATCAGCCCGGTACTGTTTGTATTTATTCTGGGCTTTCTGTTCCTCTATTATTATTACAAACATGCCAGAAGAGACGGGAATCCTATTTTTCCCTTAAACCTGTTTCAGGTAAGAACTTTCCGTGTAGGAATTGTAGGGAACCTGGCTACCCGTTTAGGGATCAGCTCCGTTCCTTTACTACTTCCGCTAATGATCCAGATTGCCTACAAACAGTCGGCTGTGACTTCCGGATGGATCATTGCACCAATGGCCCTTACCGCTATGTTCGGGAAATCTTCCGTTATTAAAATTCTGAATAAATATGGCTACCGGCAGACTTTAATGGTGAATACCTTTATCATCGGAACCCTGATCTGCCTTCTTGCTGTTCCCAATATTCATACTTCCTTATATTGGTTTATCCCCATCATTGCCATACTGGGGTTTTTCAATTCCATACAGTTCACTTCCATGAACACCATTTCCATTGCAGATTTAAGGAACTTTCAGACCAGCAGCGGAAATTCATTAATATCCGTTAATCAGCAGCTGGCTATAGGTTTTGGAATTGCTTTCGGATTAATTGTTTTAAAATTATTTGAAAGCTCCGACCTTATCAAAGGCGAAACCCATAATGCTTTCCGGTACACTTTCCTTACCGTAGGAATTTTAACCATAATATCAGGCTTTGTTTTCAGAAGACTTCATATTTCAGATGGAAAGAATATGAAATCCAAAGAAGATTAA
- the asnB gene encoding asparagine synthase B has protein sequence MCGIVCLFDAKQKTEILRPQVLEMSKKIRHRGPDWSGVFQDEKVVFSHERLAIVDPTSGKQPLFTKDEKIVLAVNGEIYNHKELKEEFPDFEFQTQSDCEVILALYKKYGKDFIEKLNGIFAFALYDIEKGIYLIARDHMGICPLYQGWDKNGNYYVASELKALEGICKTIETFLPGHFVYSPDGAELQQWYKRDWESFDNVKDNETDISKIRKGLEDAVHRQLMSDVPYGVLLSGGLDSSVISAVTAKFARQRVESGDTQEAWYPRLHSFAVGLVGSPDLAAARKAADHIGSVHHEVNFTVQEGLDAVRDVIYHLETYDVTTIRASTPMYLLARVIKSMGIKMVLSGEGSDELFGGYLYFHKAPNAKEFHDETVRKLSKLHLYDCLRANKALMSWGIEGRVPFLDKEFMDIAMTVNPKDKMIHAAEGKIEKWVLRKAFEDILPESIVWRQKEQFSDGVGYSWIDTLKEVAEKEVTDEMMANAKFRFPLNTPQNKEEYRYRTIFEEHFPSETAAATVPSVPSVACSTPIALEWDEAFKKMNDPSGRAVKVHETSYDS, from the coding sequence ATGTGTGGAATTGTATGTTTGTTTGACGCCAAACAAAAAACAGAAATACTAAGACCTCAGGTTTTAGAAATGTCAAAGAAAATCCGTCACCGCGGCCCGGACTGGAGCGGTGTATTTCAGGATGAAAAAGTAGTATTTTCTCATGAAAGGCTTGCTATTGTAGATCCTACTTCAGGAAAGCAGCCATTATTCACTAAAGATGAAAAAATAGTTCTTGCAGTGAATGGGGAGATCTATAACCATAAAGAATTAAAAGAAGAATTTCCGGATTTCGAATTTCAAACTCAATCGGATTGTGAGGTAATTCTTGCGTTATACAAAAAGTACGGAAAAGATTTCATTGAAAAGCTTAACGGAATTTTTGCCTTCGCTCTCTACGATATAGAAAAAGGAATCTATCTTATAGCCCGTGATCATATGGGAATCTGCCCTCTTTACCAGGGATGGGATAAAAATGGAAACTATTACGTTGCCTCAGAACTAAAAGCACTGGAAGGCATCTGTAAAACCATTGAAACCTTTCTTCCGGGACATTTTGTATACAGTCCTGATGGAGCAGAACTTCAGCAGTGGTATAAAAGAGACTGGGAAAGTTTTGATAACGTAAAAGACAACGAAACCGATATATCAAAAATAAGAAAAGGCCTTGAAGATGCGGTTCACAGACAGCTGATGAGCGATGTTCCTTATGGTGTTCTCCTTTCCGGAGGGCTGGATTCATCTGTTATATCAGCCGTTACTGCAAAATTTGCAAGACAAAGGGTTGAAAGCGGAGATACCCAGGAAGCATGGTACCCAAGACTTCACAGTTTTGCAGTAGGCTTAGTAGGATCCCCTGACCTGGCTGCTGCAAGAAAAGCCGCAGACCATATCGGATCTGTTCACCATGAGGTTAACTTCACCGTTCAGGAAGGACTGGATGCAGTACGCGACGTCATTTATCATCTGGAAACTTATGATGTAACGACCATCAGAGCTTCTACCCCGATGTATCTTCTGGCAAGGGTGATCAAATCTATGGGAATCAAGATGGTTCTTTCAGGAGAAGGTTCAGATGAACTTTTCGGAGGATACCTTTATTTTCACAAAGCTCCCAATGCGAAAGAATTTCATGATGAAACAGTAAGAAAATTAAGCAAGCTTCACCTTTACGACTGTTTAAGAGCCAACAAAGCCCTGATGAGCTGGGGAATTGAAGGCAGGGTTCCTTTCCTTGACAAAGAATTTATGGATATTGCTATGACCGTAAACCCTAAAGACAAGATGATTCATGCAGCAGAAGGAAAAATAGAAAAATGGGTATTAAGAAAGGCTTTTGAAGACATTCTTCCGGAATCTATCGTCTGGAGACAGAAAGAACAGTTCTCAGACGGTGTGGGATATTCATGGATAGACACATTAAAAGAGGTTGCCGAAAAAGAAGTTACTGATGAAATGATGGCCAATGCAAAATTCAGATTTCCGTTAAACACGCCTCAGAACAAAGAGGAATACCGTTACAGAACAATCTTCGAAGAACATTTCCCAAGCGAAACGGCAGCGGCAACAGTTCCGTCTGTTCCTTCAGTAGCCTGCTCCACTCCTATTGCTTTGGAATGGGATGAAGCTTTCAAAAAAATGAATGATCCAAGCGGAAGAGCCGTGAAAGTACATGAGACGAGTTACGATTCGTGA
- a CDS encoding RsmB/NOP family class I SAM-dependent RNA methyltransferase: MELIHRNLAIGIHDALQETFFEKNKYADKVIERLLKAHKKWGSQDRAVVSEIFYNIIRWKKRLEYYMGEGVKPNNIYRLIIAYLLWSKTNYKKFEEFDGIKIADILTKLKKDTVPTKAIEHSIPEWLAETLEKELGAGWEKEMRALNEQAPTVLRANTLKTSTKELISDLSDENVVAYTVKNYPDAVQLEEKKNVFLTTAFKEGLFEVQDASSQKIGYFLDVKEGQRVVDACAGAGGKTLHLAALMQNKGQIVALDIFEWKLAELKRRAKRAGAHNIETRMISDNKVIKRLHDKADRLLIDAPCSGLGVLKRNPDSKWKIDQDFIDRIKKEQQQILQDYSKMVKVGGKMVYATCSILPSENNLQVEEFLKHNSGFKLVKDEKVMPSQGYDGFYMALIERVS, translated from the coding sequence ATGGAACTTATTCACAGAAACCTGGCTATCGGAATTCACGATGCTTTACAGGAAACATTTTTCGAGAAAAATAAATATGCCGATAAGGTGATCGAAAGACTTTTAAAAGCTCATAAAAAATGGGGAAGCCAGGACAGAGCCGTTGTTTCTGAGATTTTCTATAACATCATCCGCTGGAAAAAACGCCTTGAATATTATATGGGAGAAGGCGTAAAACCCAATAATATTTATAGGCTCATCATCGCCTACCTGCTTTGGAGCAAAACAAATTATAAGAAGTTTGAAGAATTTGACGGAATTAAAATCGCAGATATCCTCACCAAACTTAAAAAAGATACCGTTCCTACAAAAGCAATAGAACATTCCATTCCCGAATGGCTGGCTGAAACCCTGGAAAAAGAACTGGGTGCCGGCTGGGAAAAAGAAATGCGTGCTTTAAATGAGCAGGCCCCGACAGTTTTAAGAGCCAACACCCTGAAAACATCTACCAAAGAATTGATTTCTGATCTTTCTGATGAAAATGTAGTGGCCTATACCGTAAAAAATTACCCGGATGCCGTACAGCTTGAGGAAAAAAAGAACGTTTTCCTTACTACAGCATTTAAAGAAGGTTTATTTGAGGTTCAGGATGCTTCTTCACAGAAAATAGGATATTTCCTTGATGTAAAAGAAGGTCAGAGAGTGGTGGATGCCTGTGCAGGTGCCGGCGGTAAAACGCTTCACTTAGCTGCATTGATGCAGAATAAAGGTCAGATCGTAGCTTTAGATATTTTCGAATGGAAACTGGCTGAACTGAAACGCCGTGCAAAAAGAGCGGGAGCGCACAACATTGAAACCCGTATGATTTCGGACAATAAAGTAATCAAACGCCTTCATGATAAAGCAGACCGTCTTCTGATTGACGCCCCTTGTTCAGGACTTGGCGTTTTAAAGAGAAACCCGGACAGTAAGTGGAAAATTGACCAGGACTTCATTGACAGAATTAAAAAGGAACAGCAGCAAATCCTTCAGGATTATTCCAAAATGGTAAAAGTAGGCGGAAAAATGGTATATGCTACCTGTTCTATCCTGCCGTCTGAAAACAATTTACAGGTAGAAGAGTTTTTGAAACACAATTCAGGATTTAAATTGGTTAAAGATGAAAAAGTAATGCCTAGTCAAGGTTACGACGGATTTTATATGGCGCTGATCGAAAGAGTTTCCTAA
- a CDS encoding zinc ribbon domain-containing protein YjdM has protein sequence MSDTVLCPKCSSEFTYPSDDMMVCSQCFYEWSPEEAAADASNEGKILDSNGNELQDGDSVVVIKDLPVKGAPKPVKAGTKVKNIRLRPGSDHNIDCKIDGFGAMALKSEFVKKA, from the coding sequence ATGAGTGATACTGTACTTTGCCCGAAATGCAGCTCTGAATTTACTTATCCAAGTGATGATATGATGGTCTGCTCCCAGTGTTTTTATGAATGGAGTCCTGAAGAGGCAGCTGCTGATGCTTCCAATGAAGGGAAAATTCTGGATTCAAACGGAAATGAACTTCAGGATGGAGATTCTGTAGTTGTAATTAAAGATCTTCCCGTAAAAGGCGCTCCAAAACCGGTAAAAGCTGGGACCAAAGTAAAAAACATCAGACTGAGACCGGGCAGTGATCATAATATTGACTGTAAAATTGATGGTTTCGGGGCTATGGCTTTGAAATCAGAATTTGTAAAGAAAGCATAA
- a CDS encoding sulfate/molybdate ABC transporter ATP-binding protein, translated as MLLEINNLFFSHTKDKPLFQNLNLGFEEGRIIALAGESGCGKSTLLNLIYGLLDWESGEIIFNGTRLLGPKGNLVPGEAEMKLVAQNFDLMPYATVAENVGKFISNINLAQKKATVMELLEVVGLQEFAHVLPKYLSGGQQQRVAIARALSVLPKLLILDEPFSNLDFPRKIELRERLFRYVKQHRISLIISTHELQDIMPWLDQIVILKDGRLIQNESPEDTYKHPYNSYVAKLFGEVNIFSEEEQADFQLPKFSYYPKEIKISESGTEAGLLESRFAGNHYWNKIKVKDKELIVYTDSKIEGDIKVSFE; from the coding sequence ATGCTATTAGAAATAAACAATTTATTTTTTTCCCATACTAAAGATAAGCCCCTGTTTCAGAACCTTAATCTGGGTTTTGAAGAAGGCAGAATCATTGCACTTGCAGGAGAAAGCGGCTGTGGAAAATCTACATTGCTCAATCTGATTTATGGGCTTCTGGACTGGGAAAGCGGTGAGATTATTTTTAATGGAACCCGGCTTTTAGGCCCCAAAGGAAATCTGGTTCCCGGGGAAGCTGAGATGAAGCTGGTAGCCCAGAACTTTGATCTGATGCCTTATGCCACCGTTGCTGAAAATGTAGGAAAATTCATTTCTAATATCAATTTAGCACAGAAAAAAGCAACCGTTATGGAACTTCTGGAAGTGGTTGGGCTCCAGGAATTCGCCCATGTTCTTCCCAAATATTTAAGCGGAGGGCAGCAGCAGCGTGTTGCCATAGCCCGGGCTCTCTCTGTACTTCCTAAACTGCTTATACTGGATGAACCTTTCAGTAATCTGGATTTTCCAAGAAAAATAGAGCTTAGGGAAAGACTTTTCAGATATGTGAAGCAGCACCGGATCTCCCTGATTATTTCTACCCACGAGCTTCAGGATATTATGCCTTGGCTTGACCAGATTGTTATTCTGAAAGATGGAAGACTGATCCAGAACGAAAGTCCGGAAGACACTTACAAACATCCTTATAATTCTTATGTTGCCAAACTTTTTGGTGAAGTGAATATTTTCAGTGAAGAAGAACAGGCAGATTTCCAGCTTCCTAAATTTTCATATTATCCTAAAGAAATAAAAATCTCTGAAAGCGGAACCGAAGCCGGGCTTCTGGAAAGCAGGTTTGCCGGAAACCACTACTGGAATAAGATCAAAGTAAAAGATAAGGAACTTATTGTCTACACAGACAGTAAAATAGAAGGGGATATTAAAGTTTCATTTGAATAA
- a CDS encoding YceI family protein — protein sequence MRKKLFSLAIPALFVAAVAVSCKKDKPVTSESNEVTTTKDGNQYTVDTLNSKVEWKGYKIFKSESTSHFGTIKFESGDVTVKEGKLESGKFVADMTSLTSVDLKDDAENLGKLNGHLKSGEFFEVEKFPTASFEITKVMPATEGDYNTLLDGNLTIKGISKPVQFKANVSVKDGVVSVATEPKDIKREEFGVKFQTPAENGVIKDEVTLQINVKALEKK from the coding sequence ATGAGAAAAAAGCTGTTTTCACTGGCAATTCCTGCTTTATTTGTTGCAGCTGTAGCGGTTTCTTGTAAAAAAGACAAACCGGTTACAAGCGAAAGCAATGAAGTGACAACTACAAAAGACGGGAATCAGTATACAGTGGATACATTAAACAGTAAAGTGGAGTGGAAAGGATATAAAATATTCAAGTCTGAAAGTACAAGCCATTTCGGAACAATCAAGTTTGAAAGTGGTGATGTAACGGTAAAAGAGGGGAAGCTTGAAAGCGGAAAATTTGTTGCTGATATGACATCTTTAACGTCTGTAGACCTGAAAGATGATGCTGAAAATTTAGGAAAGCTGAACGGCCATCTTAAGAGCGGAGAATTTTTTGAAGTGGAAAAGTTTCCTACGGCTTCTTTTGAAATTACAAAAGTAATGCCTGCTACAGAAGGAGATTACAATACACTTCTTGATGGGAATTTAACCATTAAGGGGATTTCAAAACCGGTTCAGTTTAAGGCCAATGTTTCGGTAAAAGATGGAGTGGTAAGCGTGGCAACAGAGCCGAAAGATATTAAAAGAGAAGAGTTTGGCGTGAAATTCCAGACTCCTGCTGAAAACGGGGTGATTAAAGATGAGGTAACTCTTCAGATCAACGTTAAAGCTTTGGAAAAGAAATAA
- the pheS gene encoding phenylalanine--tRNA ligase subunit alpha, producing MIEKIEELLTEVNSFNATSKEEIENFRIKYNGKKGVLNDFFEKFKEVPNDQKKEFGQKINSLKQAVAVKLEDLKDTSQSAVVTEKEDLTRPAFPLDLGSRHPINLVKNRIIEIFKSIGFAVADGPEIEDDWHNFTALNLPEYHPARDMQDTFFIEQNPDILLRTHTSSVQIRYMEENQPPIRILSPGRVFRNEAISSRSHCIFHQIEGLYIDENVSFADLKQTIQFFTTELFGKSKIRMRPSYFPFTEPSAEIDVYWGLNSETDYRITKGTGWLEIMGCGMVDPAVLKNVNIDSEKYSGYAFGMGIERITMLLYQMSDIRMFFENDIRTLEQFKTL from the coding sequence ATGATAGAAAAGATAGAAGAACTACTTACCGAAGTAAACAGCTTCAATGCTACGTCTAAAGAGGAAATTGAAAACTTCCGGATCAAGTATAACGGTAAAAAAGGTGTTCTGAACGATTTTTTTGAAAAATTTAAAGAAGTTCCGAACGACCAGAAAAAAGAATTCGGGCAGAAGATTAATTCTTTGAAACAGGCTGTTGCCGTAAAGCTGGAAGATCTGAAAGATACTTCCCAGTCTGCTGTTGTCACAGAAAAAGAAGATCTTACAAGACCTGCTTTTCCATTGGATCTTGGGTCGAGACACCCGATCAACCTTGTGAAGAACAGAATTATTGAAATTTTCAAATCCATAGGTTTTGCAGTGGCAGATGGCCCTGAAATAGAGGACGACTGGCACAACTTTACGGCTCTTAACCTTCCTGAATACCATCCGGCAAGAGATATGCAGGATACTTTCTTCATTGAGCAGAACCCTGATATCCTTTTAAGAACGCATACTTCTTCCGTACAGATCCGTTATATGGAAGAAAACCAGCCGCCGATCAGAATCCTTTCTCCGGGAAGAGTATTCAGAAACGAGGCTATATCTTCACGTTCACACTGTATTTTCCATCAGATTGAAGGATTGTATATTGATGAGAATGTAAGCTTTGCAGACCTTAAGCAAACCATCCAGTTCTTTACGACTGAGCTTTTCGGAAAATCCAAGATCAGGATGAGACCTTCTTACTTCCCTTTCACAGAGCCTAGTGCCGAAATTGATGTATATTGGGGATTAAACTCTGAAACAGATTACAGAATCACCAAAGGAACAGGATGGCTGGAAATCATGGGCTGCGGAATGGTAGATCCTGCCGTTCTGAAAAATGTAAACATCGACTCTGAAAAATATTCGGGATATGCTTTCGGAATGGGTATTGAAAGAATTACAATGCTGCTTTACCAGATGAGCGATATCAGAATGTTCTTCGAAAATGATATCAGAACCTTAGAACAGTTTAAAACACTATAA
- a CDS encoding DUF3108 domain-containing protein, translated as MKKILSLFAILMFLFGHAQIDNIADGESITFRIHYGILNAGTANLTAKKTNYMGAPHLYVKGTGQTTGAVKAFFKVEDLYESFINTETGLPSFYVRNVREGSYRQHFETVFNHNNNTLILTDKKTPANGSKVIKSVKGVQDMLSCFYYLRSKSTGELKVGTVINMNVWIDDEMFPFQLKVAGTEDLKTKFGTINCLKIIPSVKSGRVFKEKEGVTMWVTNDANHIPMLLKAELAVGSLKASIDDLKNVKYPLNYK; from the coding sequence ATGAAGAAAATTTTAAGTCTTTTTGCAATATTGATGTTCCTGTTTGGCCATGCTCAGATTGACAATATTGCTGACGGAGAATCCATTACGTTCAGAATCCACTACGGAATCCTGAATGCCGGAACCGCCAACCTTACTGCCAAGAAAACCAATTATATGGGCGCTCCCCATCTTTACGTTAAAGGTACGGGACAAACCACCGGTGCTGTAAAAGCCTTCTTCAAAGTGGAAGATTTATATGAAAGTTTCATTAATACAGAAACCGGGCTGCCAAGCTTTTACGTGAGAAATGTACGTGAGGGAAGCTACAGACAGCATTTTGAAACAGTTTTTAATCACAATAACAACACCCTGATCTTAACTGACAAAAAAACACCTGCCAACGGTTCAAAGGTAATTAAATCCGTAAAAGGGGTTCAGGACATGCTTTCCTGTTTTTACTACCTCAGAAGCAAGAGTACGGGCGAACTGAAAGTAGGAACGGTAATCAACATGAATGTGTGGATTGATGATGAAATGTTTCCGTTTCAGCTGAAAGTGGCAGGTACTGAAGATTTGAAAACAAAATTCGGGACTATCAACTGTTTAAAGATTATTCCGTCTGTAAAAAGCGGAAGGGTTTTTAAGGAAAAAGAAGGGGTGACCATGTGGGTAACCAATGATGCCAACCATATTCCCATGCTGTTGAAAGCTGAATTGGCTGTCGGTTCACTGAAAGCAAGTATTGATGATCTCAAAAATGTAAAATACCCTTTAAATTATAAATAA
- a CDS encoding NAD(P)/FAD-dependent oxidoreductase, with translation MITTDILIIGAGPTGLFAVFEAGLLKMKCHIIDALPQPGGQLAELYPKKPIFDIPGYPSVNAGELVDNLMEQIKQFQPGFTLGETAVSYTKVDDEWFEVVTNKGTVHRCKAIAIAGGLGTFEPRKPTFENVADYEEKGLEYFVKEPEHFRNKKVIIAGGGDSALDWSIFLSNVASEVTLIHRRNEFRGALDSVEKVQDLKNEGKIKLITPAEVTGIKGDGKVEAITVQIEGQEAYDIETDYFIPLFGLTPKLGEIGNWGLNIEKNAIVVNNALDYQTNIDGIYAIGDINTYPGKLKLILCGFHEATLMCQSVYNRLNPGKKFVLKYTTVSGVDGFDGSRKEAEKAVVKKID, from the coding sequence ATGATAACCACTGATATATTGATCATAGGTGCCGGGCCTACCGGGCTTTTTGCTGTTTTTGAAGCAGGTTTATTAAAGATGAAGTGCCATATTATTGATGCGCTTCCGCAGCCGGGAGGACAGCTAGCAGAGCTTTACCCGAAAAAACCTATTTTCGATATTCCAGGTTATCCTTCAGTAAATGCAGGAGAATTGGTAGATAATTTAATGGAGCAGATCAAACAGTTTCAGCCGGGATTCACTTTGGGAGAGACAGCCGTTTCTTATACAAAAGTGGATGATGAATGGTTTGAAGTGGTTACGAATAAAGGAACCGTTCACAGATGTAAAGCTATTGCCATTGCAGGCGGATTGGGAACTTTTGAACCCAGAAAACCTACTTTCGAGAATGTTGCCGATTATGAGGAAAAAGGTCTTGAATATTTCGTTAAAGAACCTGAGCATTTCCGAAATAAAAAAGTAATAATTGCCGGAGGGGGAGATTCTGCTCTTGACTGGAGTATTTTCCTTTCCAACGTGGCGAGTGAAGTTACTTTAATCCACAGAAGAAACGAGTTCAGAGGAGCTCTGGATTCCGTGGAAAAAGTTCAGGATCTTAAGAATGAAGGAAAAATCAAATTGATTACTCCTGCTGAAGTTACCGGAATTAAAGGTGACGGAAAAGTAGAAGCAATTACAGTACAGATTGAAGGTCAGGAAGCTTATGATATTGAAACTGATTATTTTATCCCTCTATTCGGATTGACACCAAAACTGGGTGAAATAGGAAACTGGGGACTGAATATCGAGAAAAATGCGATTGTGGTAAATAATGCACTTGATTATCAGACTAATATTGATGGAATTTATGCCATCGGAGATATCAATACTTATCCCGGAAAACTGAAGCTGATTCTTTGCGGTTTCCATGAAGCCACTTTGATGTGCCAGAGTGTTTACAACAGACTGAACCCGGGGAAGAAATTTGTATTAAAATATACTACAGTAAGCGGTGTAGACGGATTTGACGGAAGCCGTAAGGAAGCAGAAAAGGCAGTTGTGAAAAAAATTGACTAA
- a CDS encoding 2Fe-2S iron-sulfur cluster-binding protein, whose protein sequence is MSDINIKITDREGVNHDVVAPTDMSMNLMEIIRSYELAEEGTIGVCGGMAMCASCQVYVINDPGLEPMGDEEDAMLAEAYHVKDNSRLGCQLHMADEMEGLEVEIAPYP, encoded by the coding sequence ATGTCAGATATCAATATTAAGATTACGGATCGGGAAGGGGTAAACCATGATGTTGTAGCCCCTACAGATATGTCTATGAACCTGATGGAGATCATCCGTTCCTATGAATTGGCGGAAGAGGGAACCATCGGGGTATGCGGAGGAATGGCGATGTGCGCCTCATGTCAGGTATATGTGATCAATGATCCGGGCCTTGAGCCAATGGGCGATGAAGAAGATGCAATGCTGGCGGAAGCTTACCACGTAAAAGACAACAGCAGACTGGGATGCCAGTTACATATGGCAGATGAAATGGAAGGTCTTGAAGTGGAGATTGCTCCTTATCCTTAG
- a CDS encoding TIGR00730 family Rossman fold protein, which produces MKSITVFCGSSFGSDDIYKEQATLLGKTLAKQNIKLIYGGADVGLMGAVADGALHENGKVIGVLPHFLQSKEIAHKNLTELILVETMHERKTKMNDLCDGVIVLPGGYGTLEEFFEMITWAQLGLHKKPIGILNIDGFYDDLIKLVQTMVDKGFLKQVNRDMLLISDSIEELLEKMRNYQAPTVGKWISKDEI; this is translated from the coding sequence ATGAAAAGTATAACAGTATTCTGCGGCTCAAGTTTTGGTTCTGATGATATTTACAAAGAGCAGGCAACTTTACTTGGAAAAACATTAGCAAAGCAAAACATTAAGCTTATATACGGTGGTGCAGATGTAGGTTTAATGGGAGCCGTTGCGGATGGAGCTTTACATGAAAACGGAAAAGTAATTGGAGTTCTGCCCCACTTTCTGCAATCTAAAGAAATTGCCCATAAAAACCTTACGGAGCTTATCCTCGTAGAAACCATGCACGAAAGAAAGACAAAGATGAATGACCTTTGTGACGGCGTGATTGTTCTTCCCGGCGGTTATGGAACTTTAGAAGAATTTTTTGAAATGATCACCTGGGCACAGCTGGGACTTCACAAAAAGCCAATTGGTATTTTAAACATTGACGGGTTTTATGATGATCTGATAAAGTTGGTACAAACGATGGTGGATAAAGGATTTTTAAAGCAGGTGAACCGGGATATGCTTTTGATCAGTGACAGTATTGAAGAGCTTTTGGAGAAGATGAGGAATTATCAGGCTCCTACTGTAGGGAAATGGATTTCGAAGGATGAGATTTAA